From one Plectropomus leopardus isolate mb unplaced genomic scaffold, YSFRI_Pleo_2.0 unplaced_scaffold42, whole genome shotgun sequence genomic stretch:
- the LOC121939148 gene encoding uncharacterized protein LOC121939148, with translation MLDPFYKKNNQKPQTMPAEVLGNMTSASPLKPSISSSMQNSVMQSGNTGSPSSHDLMSNGSNHTPQGYAHNKHNKFASSTSTLQSESTLGQLNTMPKQGHTVRSNHSSNTDISSQPTDSNSEESNSSQQISPIIHLSALEDLDHGQWRIVQAHWEQLEEMEALFYKEGTLLCQQPEMAFGEYVHKLEDIMERKARCVHSMLAQLRPYLKPSYSNQPHNQEEDNHHPIT, from the exons ATGCTGGATCCTTTCTATAAGAAGAACAATCAGAAACCTCAAACTATGCCAGCTGAAGTCCTGGGCAACATGACCTCTGCATCCCCACTTAAACCCTCCATAAGTTCTTCTATGCAAAATTCTGTCATGCAGTCTGGGAACACTGGTTCACCCAGCTCACACGATCTAATGTCAAATGGTAGCAACCACACGCCACAAGGATATgcacacaataaacacaacaaatttgCATCTTCCACTTCAACACTACAGTCAGAAAGCACCTTAGGCCAATTGAACACAATGCCAAAGCAGGGTCACACAGTGCGTTCAAACCACTCCAGCAACACAGACATCTCGTCCCAACCTACAGACTCAAATAGTGAAGAGAGCAACAGCAGTCAGCAAATCAGCCCCATAATCCATCTGTCTGCACTGGAAGACCTGGATCATGGCCA GTGGCGTATTGTCCAGGCCCATTGGGAGCAGCTAGAAGAGatggaagctttattttatAAAGAGGGGACTCTTCTGTGTCAGCAACCTGAAATG gcATTTGGGGAGTATGTCCACAAACTGGAAGATATAATGGAGAGAAAGGCTCGGTGTGTTCACAGCATGCTAGCTCAGCTGCGGCCATATCTTAAGCCCAGTTACTCTAACCAGCCACACAACCAAGAAGAAGATAATCATCATCCAATTACTTGA